The following are encoded in a window of Lactobacillus intestinalis genomic DNA:
- a CDS encoding FtsB family cell division protein codes for MSKGPRIFNAVSPEVQKAQLRRKQLLREKAVHRKRRSRIISVFAAIFVILGIQISVKIAQTQRIESEAQASRKTLKKVTQEHKDLSTHRDDLKDPDYVAKMVRYKFYYSKPNEKIYNLPQGQDNN; via the coding sequence ATGAGTAAGGGTCCACGTATTTTCAATGCTGTTAGTCCGGAAGTTCAAAAAGCTCAATTAAGACGAAAGCAGCTTTTAAGAGAAAAAGCAGTCCATCGTAAAAGACGTAGTCGAATAATTTCTGTTTTTGCGGCAATTTTTGTAATTTTGGGAATTCAAATTTCAGTAAAAATTGCTCAAACTCAGCGAATTGAAAGTGAAGCTCAAGCTTCAAGAAAGACTTTAAAGAAAGTAACACAAGAGCATAAAGATCTTTCTACACATCGAGATGATTTAAAAGATCCGGATTATGTTGCGAAGATGGTCCGTTATAAGTTTTATTATTCTAAGCCAAACGAAAAGATTTATAATTTACCTCAAGGACAGGATAATAACTAA
- a CDS encoding S1 RNA-binding domain-containing protein produces MKYQVGERVNGVINNITDLGIFLTLPHRHTGLIHYSDFGDNWLRERNRYQKGQELHVVIVHNRKGKLGLSLKRVNDSELIDPKNQFSKTKEADFAEVLNDTARDAHKEIEKLKKVLNNN; encoded by the coding sequence ATGAAGTATCAAGTTGGTGAACGGGTCAATGGAGTGATTAATAATATTACCGATTTGGGTATATTTTTAACTTTGCCTCATCGACACACGGGATTAATTCACTATAGTGATTTTGGTGATAATTGGCTTCGTGAGAGAAATCGTTATCAAAAAGGGCAAGAATTACATGTAGTGATTGTGCATAACCGAAAAGGAAAATTAGGTCTTTCTTTAAAGAGAGTTAATGATTCGGAATTGATTGATCCTAAGAATCAGTTTTCAAAAACTAAAGAAGCAGATTTTGCTGAGGTTTTGAATGATACCGCTAGGGATGCACATAAAGAAATAGAGAAATTAAAAAAGGTACTTAATAATAATTAA
- the tilS gene encoding tRNA lysidine(34) synthetase TilS yields MKIIDFFKNHHIDLKDKILVVASSAGPDSMALAEMLNSQKEKLGYQLVLAHFDHQLRDDSFTETELLEKYCHQHGIKFFNKKWAKKLQPAQGIEAAARIARYDFLTKVVKEINADYLLTAHHGDDLLENILLKLIRSGNPEEMNSLQEVGKMNGVPLLRPLLSYSKKELLEYDKAHRLNFIEDSTNQEDSTMRNRLRHHIVPCLKAENPDLLENALRYSHEMSRFKELADNNFQKITPQKFLKVAYRLEKEKLASFNVEERIYFWQNFIWRTWHERVNQNLNGYLLLEYQGYYYLSRHSLQAKPEVFKIEVDRKFDYQGRKFVLSEKQLSYPMAGDFWMQKVDFWAGSLLQTKLPLKNGHHVKSKKKFAQAGIPQYLRPYCLTIYANQIPVFVEKTYQSQLKSDKFIHYYVYEIID; encoded by the coding sequence ATGAAAATAATCGATTTTTTTAAGAACCATCATATAGACTTAAAGGATAAAATCTTAGTTGTGGCTTCTAGCGCAGGTCCAGATTCGATGGCTTTAGCTGAGATGCTAAATAGCCAAAAAGAGAAACTTGGCTATCAATTGGTGCTGGCACACTTTGATCATCAATTGAGGGATGATTCTTTTACTGAAACAGAATTGCTTGAAAAGTATTGTCACCAACATGGGATTAAATTTTTTAATAAAAAATGGGCTAAAAAATTGCAGCCTGCTCAAGGAATTGAGGCTGCGGCTAGAATTGCACGCTATGATTTTTTGACGAAAGTTGTAAAAGAAATCAATGCGGATTATTTATTAACTGCCCATCATGGGGATGATTTGCTTGAGAATATTTTATTGAAACTTATTCGCTCCGGAAATCCAGAAGAAATGAATAGCCTGCAGGAAGTCGGAAAGATGAATGGGGTACCACTTTTACGACCGTTATTATCTTATAGTAAAAAAGAATTACTTGAATATGATAAAGCTCATCGACTCAATTTTATTGAAGATTCGACTAATCAAGAAGATTCCACCATGCGTAATCGTTTGCGCCATCACATAGTTCCGTGTTTAAAAGCAGAAAATCCGGATTTGTTAGAAAATGCACTCCGCTATTCTCATGAAATGAGTCGCTTTAAAGAGCTAGCGGATAATAATTTTCAAAAAATCACACCTCAAAAATTCTTGAAAGTTGCTTATCGATTAGAAAAAGAAAAATTGGCGTCTTTTAATGTGGAAGAGAGAATTTATTTCTGGCAAAATTTTATTTGGCGTACTTGGCACGAAAGAGTTAATCAGAATTTGAATGGTTATTTATTACTTGAATATCAAGGCTACTACTATCTAAGTCGCCATTCTTTACAAGCTAAGCCTGAAGTCTTTAAGATAGAAGTTGATCGAAAGTTTGACTATCAAGGAAGAAAGTTTGTCTTAAGTGAAAAACAGCTTTCTTATCCTATGGCAGGAGATTTTTGGATGCAGAAAGTTGACTTTTGGGCAGGAAGTTTGCTCCAAACTAAACTTCCTTTAAAAAATGGTCATCACGTTAAAAGCAAGAAGAAATTTGCTCAAGCTGGCATCCCACAATATTTGCGCCCGTATTGCTTAACTATTTATGCAAATCAAATACCAGTTTTTGTGGAAAAGACCTACCAATCTCAGCTAAAATCTGATAAATTTATACATTACTATGTGTATGAGATTATTGATTAA
- the ftsH gene encoding ATP-dependent zinc metalloprotease FtsH: MKNNRNRLLSNGLFYIVVFLLLLWGINWALGGSNNSGSSENISYSQFIKDLRQGKVKNFSVQPANGVYTVSGNYKKAQKTTSQQSNSFDFFNGSSNREVTRFSTTMLQNDSSVSNVQNLAQKSNARMTTQGESQSGNWISTIVMIVPTILFIVMLWMMMNQSGGGRGNGGIMNFGRSHVKPEDPSKNKVRFSDVAGEEEEKQELVEVVEFLKNPAKYTKLGARIPSGVLLEGPPGTGKTLLARAVAGEANVPFYSISGSDFVEMFVGVGASRVRDLFNNAKKNAPSIIFIDEIDAIGRRRGNGTGGGNDEREQTLNQLLVEMDGFEGDEGVIVIAATNRSDVLDPALLRPGRFDRKVLVGRPDVRGREAILKVHARNKPLAPDVDLKEVARQTPGFVGADLANVLNEAALVAARRNGTEITASDIDEAEDRVIAGPAKKDRLISEKERRRVAFHEAGHSICGLVLSDSRTVRKVTIVPRGRAGGYNIMLPKDDQFILTKKQLFEQIVGLMGGRAGEEATLGDKSTGASNDFEQATQIAHSMVVNYGMTESLGMVELEKEGETNPYGFKPYSEATAAKIDEAVKKILDEAHSKALEIVENNREKHRIIAEALLKYETLNEKQILALYKTGEMPEKNEEEYPSESKASTYEEAKAAAEKKEVLKAEKKDDDLQKSEQADHELETPSEKDVDNKTEKQTPDANTKSDDSSDSKDSNE, translated from the coding sequence ATGAAGAATAACCGGAATCGGCTATTGTCAAATGGCCTGTTCTATATAGTTGTGTTCCTTCTACTCCTATGGGGAATCAACTGGGCACTCGGCGGATCTAATAACTCTGGCAGTAGTGAAAACATTAGCTACTCTCAATTTATTAAAGATTTACGCCAAGGCAAAGTTAAAAACTTTAGTGTGCAACCTGCTAATGGTGTTTACACTGTGTCAGGTAACTACAAGAAAGCACAAAAGACTACGAGTCAACAAAGTAACAGTTTTGACTTCTTTAATGGTAGTTCAAATAGAGAAGTAACCCGTTTCTCAACAACGATGCTTCAAAATGACTCAAGTGTATCCAATGTGCAAAACTTGGCACAAAAGAGTAATGCTCGGATGACTACACAAGGAGAGTCGCAATCAGGTAATTGGATTTCTACAATTGTTATGATTGTGCCAACTATTTTATTCATCGTTATGCTTTGGATGATGATGAATCAAAGTGGCGGTGGACGTGGAAACGGCGGTATTATGAATTTTGGTCGCTCCCATGTGAAACCGGAAGATCCTTCTAAGAACAAGGTTCGTTTCTCTGATGTAGCTGGTGAAGAAGAAGAAAAACAAGAATTAGTTGAAGTTGTTGAATTCTTAAAGAATCCAGCAAAATATACCAAACTAGGTGCGCGAATCCCATCAGGTGTCTTGCTTGAGGGTCCTCCTGGTACTGGTAAAACTTTACTTGCTCGTGCCGTAGCTGGTGAAGCTAATGTACCATTTTACTCAATTTCAGGTTCTGACTTTGTAGAAATGTTCGTTGGTGTCGGCGCTAGCCGTGTACGTGATTTGTTTAATAATGCTAAGAAGAACGCTCCAAGTATTATCTTTATCGATGAAATCGATGCTATCGGTCGTCGGCGTGGAAATGGTACTGGTGGTGGCAACGATGAACGTGAACAAACTTTAAACCAATTACTAGTTGAAATGGATGGTTTTGAAGGTGACGAAGGCGTTATCGTTATTGCCGCAACTAACCGTTCAGATGTTTTGGACCCAGCTTTACTTCGTCCAGGTCGTTTTGACCGTAAGGTATTAGTTGGTCGTCCAGATGTGCGTGGTCGTGAAGCTATCTTGAAGGTTCACGCTCGCAATAAGCCACTTGCTCCTGATGTTGATTTGAAAGAAGTTGCTCGTCAAACTCCAGGCTTTGTAGGGGCTGATTTAGCTAACGTTTTAAACGAAGCTGCTTTAGTAGCCGCTCGTAGAAACGGTACTGAAATTACTGCTTCAGATATCGATGAGGCTGAAGACCGTGTAATTGCGGGTCCTGCTAAGAAAGATCGCCTTATCTCTGAAAAGGAAAGACGTCGTGTGGCCTTCCACGAAGCTGGACACTCAATCTGTGGGTTAGTTTTAAGTGATTCACGTACTGTACGTAAAGTTACTATCGTACCACGTGGCCGTGCTGGTGGATACAACATCATGCTTCCAAAGGATGACCAATTCATTTTGACTAAGAAGCAATTGTTTGAACAAATTGTTGGTTTGATGGGTGGTCGTGCCGGTGAAGAAGCAACTCTTGGTGACAAGTCAACTGGTGCATCAAATGACTTTGAACAGGCTACTCAAATTGCTCATAGCATGGTAGTTAACTATGGTATGACTGAATCTCTTGGTATGGTTGAACTTGAAAAAGAAGGCGAAACCAATCCATACGGCTTTAAACCATATAGTGAAGCTACTGCTGCTAAGATTGATGAAGCTGTTAAGAAGATCTTAGATGAAGCACATAGTAAGGCATTAGAAATCGTTGAAAATAATCGCGAGAAGCACCGGATTATTGCTGAAGCTTTGCTTAAGTATGAAACTTTGAACGAAAAGCAAATCTTAGCTTTATATAAGACTGGTGAAATGCCTGAAAAGAATGAAGAAGAATATCCAAGTGAATCTAAGGCTTCAACTTATGAAGAAGCTAAGGCTGCTGCTGAAAAGAAAGAAGTTCTTAAAGCAGAAAAGAAAGACGATGATTTGCAAAAATCTGAACAAGCTGATCACGAATTAGAAACTCCATCTGAAAAAGATGTCGATAATAAGACTGAAAAGCAAACTCCAGATGCAAATACTAAGTCTGATGATTCTTCAGATTCTAAGGATTCTAATGAGTAA
- the hslO gene encoding Hsp33 family molecular chaperone HslO — MTDYLVKAIDKTKNLRLLTITAKGVVSEAQKLQDTWSASSAVLGRTLVGGLLLAGAQLTDKEELTVRLLGNGPVGPTVVTAKADLTVKGYIKNPHIALPPKKNGHIDVKKAVGQGWFEVTKDLGLKEPYTGQVPIVSGEIAEDFAYYLTKSEQIPSAVGLSVFVNPNNSIGEAGGFMLQALPGASDELINKTIKRINALPALSTSFLDGMTPEDLARKILGTDCKILEKQDVAYKCDCSKEKYAKILETLDTKQLKDMINEDHGAELTCAFCGNKYSFNEDELKDILAKKKAEKD, encoded by the coding sequence ATGACAGATTATTTAGTAAAAGCAATTGATAAAACTAAAAATTTAAGATTATTAACAATTACCGCTAAAGGAGTTGTGAGCGAAGCGCAAAAACTTCAAGATACATGGTCTGCTTCTTCTGCGGTGTTAGGGAGAACCTTAGTCGGAGGCCTTCTTCTGGCTGGAGCTCAATTAACTGATAAGGAAGAATTAACAGTTCGTCTTTTGGGTAATGGTCCAGTTGGGCCAACTGTAGTAACTGCTAAGGCAGATTTAACGGTAAAAGGTTACATCAAAAATCCGCATATTGCATTACCACCTAAAAAGAATGGCCATATTGATGTTAAAAAAGCTGTGGGTCAAGGTTGGTTTGAAGTTACAAAGGATTTAGGGTTGAAAGAACCTTATACTGGTCAAGTGCCAATTGTTTCAGGTGAAATTGCAGAAGATTTTGCTTATTATTTAACTAAATCTGAACAAATTCCTTCAGCAGTTGGATTATCTGTTTTTGTTAATCCAAATAATTCCATTGGTGAGGCTGGCGGATTTATGCTTCAAGCTCTTCCTGGTGCAAGCGATGAATTGATTAATAAAACTATTAAGAGAATCAACGCATTGCCTGCATTATCAACTTCGTTTTTAGATGGAATGACTCCAGAAGATTTAGCACGCAAAATTTTAGGTACTGATTGTAAGATTCTTGAAAAGCAAGATGTTGCTTACAAATGTGATTGTTCTAAAGAAAAATATGCCAAAATTTTGGAAACTTTAGATACTAAACAACTTAAAGACATGATTAATGAAGATCATGGAGCTGAACTTACTTGCGCCTTTTGTGGAAACAAGTACTCATTTAATGAAGATGAATTAAAAGACATTTTGGCAAAGAAAAAAGCAGAAAAAGATTAA
- the dusB gene encoding tRNA dihydrouridine synthase DusB, protein MDNSWKIRDITIPNRVVVAPMAGVSNSAFRVVCKEFGAGLVVCEMISDHGIIYRNKKTLRMMQVDPREHPMSIQIFGGTEETLLQAAQYVDQNTDADIIDINMGCPVPKVTKTDAGSKWLLDSNKIYQMVHAVVQNVSKPVTVKMRIGWDRKHIFAVENALAAQEAGASMIAMHGRTRKQMYQGQADWETLHDVAQVLDIPFVANGDITTPELAKKALDEIGSTAVMVGRAALGNPWILKDMVHYLETGEKLRPQTVRERVETAEHQLDGLVELKGEKIAVPEFRQQAAYYLKGIPRSARTRAKINEVWTRQEVYDLLDSFVEDYEKRQAAKEARRAVANN, encoded by the coding sequence ATGGATAATAGCTGGAAAATTCGCGATATTACTATTCCTAATCGAGTTGTAGTTGCACCTATGGCAGGAGTTTCAAATTCTGCTTTTCGTGTTGTTTGTAAAGAATTCGGTGCTGGGCTAGTTGTTTGTGAAATGATTTCTGATCATGGAATTATTTATCGTAATAAAAAGACTTTGCGTATGATGCAAGTTGATCCTAGAGAACACCCAATGAGCATTCAAATTTTTGGTGGAACTGAGGAAACTTTGCTTCAAGCTGCTCAATATGTTGATCAAAATACGGATGCGGATATTATTGATATCAATATGGGATGCCCTGTTCCTAAAGTTACTAAGACTGATGCCGGGTCTAAGTGGCTACTTGATTCCAATAAAATTTATCAAATGGTGCACGCAGTAGTGCAAAATGTTTCTAAACCAGTTACTGTTAAAATGAGAATTGGTTGGGATCGCAAGCATATTTTTGCAGTGGAAAATGCCTTAGCTGCTCAAGAAGCTGGAGCTTCCATGATTGCAATGCATGGCAGAACTCGTAAGCAAATGTATCAAGGACAAGCGGATTGGGAGACTTTGCATGATGTCGCTCAAGTGCTTGATATACCTTTTGTCGCAAATGGTGACATTACTACTCCTGAGCTGGCTAAAAAAGCTCTTGATGAAATTGGCTCAACAGCTGTGATGGTTGGACGTGCTGCTCTTGGAAACCCATGGATTTTGAAAGATATGGTTCATTATCTTGAGACGGGAGAAAAATTACGTCCACAAACTGTCAGAGAGCGTGTTGAAACTGCTGAACATCAGCTTGATGGTTTGGTAGAATTAAAGGGCGAGAAAATTGCAGTTCCAGAATTTCGTCAACAAGCTGCATACTATTTAAAAGGAATTCCCCGTTCGGCTCGTACTCGTGCTAAAATAAATGAGGTCTGGACACGTCAAGAGGTTTATGATTTGCTTGACAGTTTTGTTGAAGATTATGAAAAACGTCAAGCTGCTAAAGAAGCAAGACGTGCAGTAGCGAATAATTAA
- the lysS gene encoding lysine--tRNA ligase, protein MAKKEMNDQLIARRQKMNELRENGIEPFGVRKFDRQDLATTLEEKYRKEDKDELNADMPKTKIAGRMLAKRGKGKVGFADLYDRTGKIQIYVRKDIVGEDNYKIFKRADIGDFLGIDGEVMKTDTGELTIRATHVTFLSKALRPLPNKWDGLKDVEQIYRQRYLDLITNRDSYMRFVHRTQIIQAIRDYLNGMDFLEVETPVLHNIPGGAEARPFITHHNALDIDLYMRIALELPLKRLIVGDMERVYEIGRVFRNEGLDTHHNPEFTELETYAAYWDFHDVMDEAEGIIRAAAKVVTDDGKITYQGTEIDLGKPFRRVHMVDLIKEKTGVDFWKPMTDEEAKKIAEDHDIHCESYWKVGHVINAFFEKYCEETIVDPTFVYGHPVEISPLAKKNADDPRFTDRFEIYIMGEEYGNAFSELNDPDDQRARFEAQMAERDAGNDEADMIDEDYLRAMEFGMPPTGGLGIGIDRLVMLLTDAPAIRDVLLFPTMRPERVESIEAEVKEDLKKKNK, encoded by the coding sequence TTGGCAAAGAAAGAAATGAACGACCAGTTGATCGCTCGTCGCCAAAAGATGAACGAATTGCGTGAAAATGGTATTGAACCATTTGGCGTTAGAAAGTTTGATCGTCAAGATCTAGCAACTACTTTGGAAGAAAAGTACCGTAAGGAAGATAAAGATGAATTAAATGCAGATATGCCTAAGACCAAGATTGCAGGTCGTATGCTTGCAAAGCGTGGTAAAGGTAAAGTAGGATTTGCAGATCTTTATGACCGTACTGGTAAGATCCAAATTTATGTACGTAAGGATATTGTTGGTGAAGACAACTACAAGATTTTCAAACGTGCAGATATCGGTGACTTTTTAGGTATTGATGGTGAAGTTATGAAAACCGATACCGGTGAGTTGACCATCCGTGCTACTCACGTTACTTTCTTATCTAAAGCTCTTCGTCCATTACCAAACAAGTGGGATGGCTTGAAGGATGTTGAACAAATTTACCGTCAAAGATACCTTGACTTAATCACTAACCGTGATAGTTACATGCGCTTTGTTCACCGTACTCAAATTATCCAAGCAATTAGAGACTACTTAAACGGTATGGACTTCTTAGAAGTTGAAACTCCGGTGCTTCACAATATTCCAGGTGGTGCTGAAGCCCGTCCATTTATTACTCACCACAACGCTTTGGACATTGATTTATACATGAGAATTGCTCTTGAATTGCCACTTAAGCGTTTAATTGTTGGTGATATGGAACGTGTTTACGAAATCGGTCGTGTATTCAGAAATGAAGGTTTAGACACTCACCACAACCCAGAATTTACTGAACTTGAAACTTATGCAGCATACTGGGACTTCCACGATGTAATGGACGAAGCAGAAGGCATTATTCGTGCTGCTGCTAAGGTCGTTACTGATGATGGTAAGATTACCTACCAAGGTACTGAGATTGACTTAGGTAAGCCATTCCGCCGTGTTCACATGGTTGATTTGATCAAGGAAAAAACTGGCGTAGACTTCTGGAAGCCAATGACTGATGAAGAAGCTAAGAAGATTGCGGAAGACCATGATATCCACTGCGAAAGCTACTGGAAGGTTGGACATGTAATCAATGCCTTCTTTGAAAAGTACTGTGAAGAAACTATCGTTGACCCAACTTTCGTTTACGGTCACCCAGTTGAAATTTCACCACTTGCTAAGAAGAATGCTGATGATCCAAGATTCACTGACCGTTTCGAAATCTACATTATGGGTGAAGAATACGGTAACGCCTTCTCAGAATTGAACGATCCAGATGACCAACGTGCACGTTTCGAAGCTCAAATGGCTGAACGTGATGCTGGTAACGATGAAGCTGATATGATCGATGAAGATTACCTTCGTGCAATGGAATTCGGTATGCCTCCAACAGGTGGTTTGGGAATCGGTATTGACCGTTTGGTAATGCTCTTAACTGATGCCCCAGCTATTCGTGATGTTCTTCTCTTCCCAACAATGCGTCCAGAACGTGTTGAAAGCATTGAAGCTGAAGTTAAGGAAGACTTGAAGAAGAAAAATAAATAA
- a CDS encoding helix-turn-helix domain-containing protein, which translates to MTIGEALKQIRGELCLTQKQMCAEIVTRSFYAKVESGKSMISADKLAEILFSHDVDINYFYQLLRKTYMPKSKQIDENLNQKMNEAFNSGRIELIEQCYHDILEQSDSKSLKIRSMITVAYLKNELSLIDPKVKQKLFIEFSKEQNWMTNSSSLRLFTNTMPIWSQENLSFFVERLLNRIEKSKKITELNQERYLRILENYLTICYQRRAQNGISTAKNIQRTFNCILKLSSPVHFALYKIAALYLKYLFLDRKAEAQKVKDDMKEYGYQNLVKNWPE; encoded by the coding sequence ATGACAATTGGGGAAGCGTTAAAACAAATTAGAGGTGAATTGTGCCTGACGCAAAAACAAATGTGTGCTGAAATTGTGACTAGATCCTTTTATGCCAAAGTTGAAAGTGGGAAAAGTATGATTAGTGCTGATAAATTGGCCGAGATTCTTTTTAGTCATGATGTTGATATTAATTACTTTTATCAGCTACTTCGTAAAACTTACATGCCGAAATCAAAACAAATAGATGAAAACCTGAATCAAAAAATGAACGAAGCGTTTAACAGTGGGAGGATAGAATTAATAGAACAATGCTACCACGATATTTTAGAACAGTCTGATTCCAAAAGTTTAAAAATAAGATCAATGATTACGGTAGCCTATTTGAAGAATGAACTAAGTTTGATTGATCCCAAGGTGAAACAAAAGCTGTTTATTGAATTTTCAAAAGAGCAAAACTGGATGACAAATTCTAGTTCTTTACGTCTATTTACTAATACGATGCCAATATGGTCTCAAGAAAATTTATCATTTTTTGTTGAAAGACTGCTTAACAGGATAGAGAAAAGCAAAAAAATAACTGAATTAAATCAAGAAAGATATCTGCGTATTTTAGAAAATTATTTAACCATTTGCTATCAACGAAGAGCGCAGAATGGGATCAGTACAGCTAAAAATATTCAACGAACATTTAACTGCATTCTTAAATTGTCTTCCCCGGTTCACTTTGCCCTCTATAAAATTGCGGCTCTCTATTTAAAGTATCTGTTTTTAGATCGTAAAGCGGAGGCTCAAAAGGTAAAAGATGATATGAAGGAATATGGTTATCAGAATTTAGTAAAAAATTGGCCTGAATAA
- a CDS encoding ATP-binding cassette domain-containing protein, whose protein sequence is MIKVENLTITSRQPILKAFSFNFEKDNIYQIMAENGAGKSTFLRALTQLVKYEGRIVYDNKSYEQSKEKVFFFEDNSWFSDDLNSLDYLDLTKKLWHSTHSITKEIEFWGIDEFRKLPIKKYSLGMKQKLIIAMYFVSDAPYLLMDEITNGLDQETREKFYFRLNELIDRNNKCIILTSHYANEIKKLHNLTTLKLENLSMNEVN, encoded by the coding sequence ATGATTAAAGTCGAGAATCTTACCATTACTAGTAGACAACCAATTTTAAAAGCATTCTCCTTCAATTTTGAAAAGGACAATATTTATCAAATTATGGCAGAAAACGGTGCTGGCAAAAGTACTTTTTTGAGAGCTTTAACACAGCTTGTCAAGTATGAGGGAAGGATCGTTTATGATAATAAGTCATATGAACAAAGCAAGGAAAAGGTGTTTTTCTTTGAGGACAACAGTTGGTTTAGCGATGATTTAAATTCGTTGGATTATTTAGATCTTACGAAAAAGCTCTGGCATTCCACGCATAGCATTACTAAAGAAATTGAGTTTTGGGGAATTGACGAATTTAGAAAATTACCAATAAAGAAATACTCCTTAGGGATGAAACAAAAGCTGATTATCGCAATGTATTTTGTTAGTGATGCTCCATATTTATTGATGGATGAAATTACTAATGGTTTAGACCAAGAAACTAGAGAGAAATTCTACTTTAGGTTAAATGAGTTAATCGATAGAAACAATAAGTGTATAATTTTAACCTCGCATTACGCAAACGAAATAAAAAAGTTGCATAATCTTACTACGCTCAAGCTGGAAAATTTAAGTATGAATGAGGTAAATTAG
- a CDS encoding GAF domain-containing protein, translating to MTASKEYPLLEKQAKALMIGEDDWIANTANLSALLFNSLENVNFAGVYRYENGELILGPFQGKPACIHIALGKGVCGTAAKNEKTEIVKNVHDFSGHIACDSASNSEIVVPIFKNDKLWGVFDFDSTEIANFGEEDQKYLEKIASLIFNH from the coding sequence ATGACAGCAAGTAAAGAATATCCATTATTAGAAAAGCAGGCTAAGGCACTCATGATTGGTGAAGACGATTGGATTGCTAACACAGCCAATCTTTCAGCTTTATTGTTTAATAGTCTTGAAAATGTTAATTTTGCTGGAGTATATCGCTACGAAAATGGAGAGTTAATTTTAGGTCCTTTTCAAGGTAAACCAGCATGTATACACATAGCTTTAGGAAAAGGGGTTTGTGGCACTGCTGCGAAAAATGAAAAAACAGAAATTGTGAAAAACGTTCATGATTTTTCAGGTCATATTGCCTGTGACAGTGCTTCAAATTCGGAAATTGTTGTGCCAATTTTTAAAAATGATAAATTATGGGGCGTTTTTGATTTTGATTCCACAGAAATTGCCAACTTTGGTGAAGAAGATCAGAAATATTTAGAAAAAATAGCGAGCTTAATTTTTAATCATTAA